CCCAGCCAGCTCACGGAGACGGCGACATGGACGACGAGGAGTGCCCGGCGGGCGGGCCGCTTGAGTGGTTTCACGTGGAACACGGTGTCGTGATTCGCACCGGAGGGCGTCTGACGGCGGGAGTAACCGTCCGTACTAACCTCGGCGTACATGGACAGCCCTGGGAAGCACATCGGCGACCGCCCTCGCACCCTGCACCTCTTCGACCTCGACGGCACGCTGATCCGGGGATCGGCCGCCGCGATCGAGCTGTCCCGGCAGCTCGGCGTGGGTGCCGAGATCGCCGCGCTGGAGCGGGAGTTCCTGGGCGCGCGACTGGCTCCGGACGAGTTCGCCGTACGGGCCAGGGAGCTGTGGGCGGAGCTCACCACCGCACAGGTGGAGGCGGCCTTCGAGGGAGCACCGTGGCTGGCCGGGATCCGGGAGGTCTGGGAGACCATCCGGGGGCGGGGCGACTACTGCGCCGTGATCACGCTGTCGCCCGACTTCTTCGTGGAGCGGCTGCTGCCGTGGGGCGCGCACGCCACGTACGGCTCGCGCTGGCCGGCGCCGCCGTTCACCGCGCCGGTGGACCGGGCGGGGATTCTCAACGCGGCGGCCAAGGTACGGATCGCCGGCGAGCTGTGTGCGCGGTTCGGGGTCCGGCCGGCGGACTGTGTCGCCTTCGGGGACTCCATGTCCGACGCGGCCGTCTTCGCGTCCGTACCGCGCGCGGTGGCGGTGAACGCGGACCACCATCTGACCGGGCTCGCCACGCACACGTACACGGGCGGCGATCTGCGTGAGGCGTTCGCGCTGATCGACGGCCCTTAGGAGCTGAGTCCGGCGTCAGCCCAGGTCGGGCGCGTGCATCGCCCGTACGCCCTCGATGTTGCCGTCCAGATAGTGCCGCAGCGACAGCGGTACGAGATGGACGGCGGCGATCCCGACCCGGCTGAACGGCACCCGTACGATCTCGTACTCCCCGGACGGATCGTCGATCTCCGGCCCGTGCCGCAGCGACGGGTCCATCGATTCGAGCCGGCAGACGAAGAAGTGCTGCACTTTCACGCCGGTGACGCCGCCGTCCGTGATGTGCTCGACGGTGTCGACGAAACAGGGCACGACATCGGTGACCTTGGCGCCCAGCTCCTCGTCGACCTCGCGGTGGAGTGCCGCCACGACCGTGGTGTCGTCCGGCTCGACGCCGCCGCCGGGAGTCAGCCAGTACGGATCCACACCCGGCTTGATGCGCTTGATGAGGACGAGATGGTCGTCGTCGAGCAGGATGGCGCGTGCGGTTCGCTTGACCACGGGACGTTCGGTCATGGGAAGAGCGTGGCCCGATACGGCCGGGTCGAAACTCCTCCGGGCCCGGCGGTCACCAGTCGACCGAAGCACGCAGCAGCCATTCGTGCGCCCGCGCGATGTGCGGCAGGGCGAGTGTGCCGGTGCGTACGACGAGGAAGTACGTGCGCAGCGGCGGCACCGGCGGGTCGTAGAGGGCGACGACCTCGCCGCGTTCCAGCGCGGCTTCGCACAGATAGCGCGGCAGTACGGCCAGTCCGGCGCCCGCCGCCGCGCTCTCCAGGACGGCGCGCAGGTCCGGCGCGATGACGGCGCCAGCGGCGGCCGGCCGTGAGTCGAAGACCGAGCCCCAGTAGCGCGAGACGAGCGGCAGGGACTCGTGGACTTCCACCACCGGCAGCTGCTCCAGGACGACATGGCCCTTGCGCAGTACGTCGTGGCCCAGCCGCGCGGCCCAGCGGGGCGAGGCGACCAGGACGTGCTCCTCGTCGCAGAGCGGGGTCGCGGTGAGCAGCCCGCCGCGTGGCCGGGCGGTCGCGATGGCGAGGTCGTGGTGTCCGGCGGCGAGGCCGTCCAGGGTCTCCTCGCTGTTGCCGAAGAAGGAGGCGCGGAGCGCGAGGCCCTGGCTGATCAGCGGGGTGAGCGCGGGCAGGGCGCGTATGGAGGTGAACTCCGGCGGCCCCGCGAGATGGAGCGTCCGGACGCCCGACTCGTCGAGCCCGGTCTCGGTGATCTCGACCAGGGCGTCGAGATGGGGCGCGGCACGGTGCGCGAGTTCGTCGCCGATGGTGGTGGGGGTGACGCCCCGGGCCTGGCGCAGGAACAGCGGGCGGCCCAACTGGCGTTCCAGGGTGCGTATCTGGCCGGTGACCGCGGGCTGGGAGAGCCCGAGCAGGGCGGCGGCGCGGGTGAAGGAGCCGGCTCGGTGGACGGTGACGAAGGTGCGCAGCAGGGCCAGGTCCATGTCAGCCCTCCTCAGCTTCCGGTCCCACGCGAGCCCGTCCCGGAGCCCGTCGCCGGAGCGTCCAACTATAAATAAGTCGATAGGCCGCTGTCGCTACTGTGATTGGACACTGACGCAGAGTCAACTAGCCTTGTGGACGTGGTTCTTCACGCGTGGGACCCGAGGGCGGCCCGAGCCACGAGGGGGGAGGCTCGGACCGCCCGTTCCGATTCCGGACCTTGTCACGGCGCCGCTTCCGTCAGCGCGCGCAGTACGTCGGCGATGAGGTCGTCCGGATCCTCGGCGCCCACGGAGAACCGTACGAACCCCTCAGGTACGGCGTCGCCGCCCCACCGCCCCCGCCGCTCGGCGGTCGACCGCACGCCGCCGAAGCTCGTCGCGTCGTCCACCAGCCGCAGCCCGTCCAGGAAGCGCTCGGCATGGCCCCGGTCGGGCAGTACGAACGACACCACGCATCCGTAGCGGCGCATCTGCGTGGCCGCGACGGCGTGCGACGGGTCGTCGGGCAGCCCGGGGTAGCGCAGCCCGCTCACATCGGCCCGCCCGCTCAGCGCCCGCGCGAGCAGCAGCGCGTTCGAGCACTGCCGGTCGACGCGCAGTTGCAGGGTGGACAGCGAACGGTGGGCGAGCCAGGCCTCCATCGGCCCGGGGATGGCGCCGGCGATCTTGCGCCAGCGCCGCACCCCCGCCGCCAGTTCGGGATCTTCGCAGGTCACATGACCCAGGAGAATATCGCCGTGGCCCGTCATGCCCTTGGTGTCGCTGGCCACGGAGAAGTCCGCGCCGAGCTCCAGGGGCCGCTGGCCGAGCGGGGTCGCGAGCGTGTTGTCGACGGCGACGAGCGTGCCCTGCTCGTGCGCCGCCGCCACCAGCCGGCGGATGTCGCAGACGTCGAGCCCGGGGTTGGACGGGGTCTCGATCCACAGCAGCCGGGCGCCCGCGAGCACGTCGAGCTGCGCGTCGCGGGCGGTGGGCGCGGTCCGTACCTCGATTCCGTACGCCGTGAGCTGCTCCCGCACCAGCGGCAGCGCCTGATAACCGTCGTCCGGCAGCACGACCGCGTCGCCGGTGCGCAGCTGGGAGAAGAGCACCGCCGAGATCGCGGCCATCCCGGAGGCGAAGGCGACCGTCTCGACCGCCCGGCCGGGGGCCTCCAGTTCGCCGATCGCCCGTTCCAGAAGGGTCCAGGTGGGGTTGGTGTCGCGGCCGTAGGTGTACGGGCCGGTGGGCTCGCCCGGCAGATGGAAGTGGGCGGCGAACACCGGGCCCGGCATGGTCGGTTCGTACTTGACCGGGTCGGGCAGCCCGGCCCTGACGGCACGCGTGCCGTCCCCGGTCCCGTGCTCCATGAGCGATCAGTCCTTGTCGTCGGGGAGCGCCATGTTCAGCGCCCACGACACGACCGAGATGATGAGCCCGCCGAGCACGGCCGTCCAGAAGCCGTCGACATGGAAGCTCAGGTCGAGCTTGTCGGCGAGCCAGGACGTCAGCAGCAGCATCAGCGCGTTCACGACCAGCGTGAACAGGCCCAGGGTGACGATGAACAGCGGCAGCGTCAGCAACTGGACTATCGGCTTGACGACGAAGTTGACCACTCCGAAGATCAGCGCCACGACCACCAGCGCCAGCGCCTTCTTGCCGGTGCTGTCTCCGGTCAGGGTGATGTCATTGATCAACCAGATCGCCACGGCCAGGGCACCCGCGTTGGCGATTGTCTTGACTACGAAATTTCTCATGGTGTGATCGTGGCATGAAGGCATTCCGACTGGACGAGCTGGAGGCGGAACGTGCCGCCAACGACGGGGCGTATCTGCAGTTTGTACGGGAACGGAACATGTCCGTCGGCCTGTACGCGCTGGACGCCGGCACCATCGACCCGCAGCAGCCGCACCGCCAGGACGAGGTCTACCTCGTGATGAGCGGGCGTGCGTCGATCACCGTGGGCATGGAGACGACGCAGGTGGGGCGCGGCAGCGTCGTCTACGTGCCGTCCGGTGTGCCGCACAAGTTCCACCACATCACCGAGGACCTGCGGGTGATGGTCGTCTTCTCCCCTCCGGAGGGCTGAGGCGGACCCTCACCCATGTCGTCAGGGTCGGATCAGGGGAGTTCCAGGGCTCCGGGACCTCCGCTTGGGCCCGCGCCGCTCTAGCATCGAAGGAAGACCGCAGGGACTCAGGGAACGAGGTAGGGACGATGGCGGTACGGGAGATTGTCGCGGGAATGCCCTGGTGGGTGAAGTGGATCGCGTTGCCGGTCGTCGTTCTCGTGGTGTTCGGCGGGCTGATCGCGAGCGTCGTCGGATTTGTGATCGGGCTGCTCTTCAAGGTGCTGATCCTGGTGGCCCTGGTCGGCGGGCTCGTCTACGGCGTTCGGAAGATCGCCTCGTCCTCGTCCTCGCGTGGCAACTGGTAGGACCGCCGCCGCCCCCACCGGGGCGGCCCTGCCCCCGCCGTTAGCCCGCGCGGGGGAATGGAGAAGGCAGAACTACGCCCCGCCCGCAAGCTGCCA
The nucleotide sequence above comes from Streptomyces sp. NBC_01716. Encoded proteins:
- a CDS encoding HAD family hydrolase; the encoded protein is MDSPGKHIGDRPRTLHLFDLDGTLIRGSAAAIELSRQLGVGAEIAALEREFLGARLAPDEFAVRARELWAELTTAQVEAAFEGAPWLAGIREVWETIRGRGDYCAVITLSPDFFVERLLPWGAHATYGSRWPAPPFTAPVDRAGILNAAAKVRIAGELCARFGVRPADCVAFGDSMSDAAVFASVPRAVAVNADHHLTGLATHTYTGGDLREAFALIDGP
- a CDS encoding NUDIX hydrolase, whose product is MTERPVVKRTARAILLDDDHLVLIKRIKPGVDPYWLTPGGGVEPDDTTVVAALHREVDEELGAKVTDVVPCFVDTVEHITDGGVTGVKVQHFFVCRLESMDPSLRHGPEIDDPSGEYEIVRVPFSRVGIAAVHLVPLSLRHYLDGNIEGVRAMHAPDLG
- a CDS encoding LysR family transcriptional regulator; protein product: MDLALLRTFVTVHRAGSFTRAAALLGLSQPAVTGQIRTLERQLGRPLFLRQARGVTPTTIGDELAHRAAPHLDALVEITETGLDESGVRTLHLAGPPEFTSIRALPALTPLISQGLALRASFFGNSEETLDGLAAGHHDLAIATARPRGGLLTATPLCDEEHVLVASPRWAARLGHDVLRKGHVVLEQLPVVEVHESLPLVSRYWGSVFDSRPAAAGAVIAPDLRAVLESAAAGAGLAVLPRYLCEAALERGEVVALYDPPVPPLRTYFLVVRTGTLALPHIARAHEWLLRASVDW
- a CDS encoding cystathionine gamma-lyase: MEHGTGDGTRAVRAGLPDPVKYEPTMPGPVFAAHFHLPGEPTGPYTYGRDTNPTWTLLERAIGELEAPGRAVETVAFASGMAAISAVLFSQLRTGDAVVLPDDGYQALPLVREQLTAYGIEVRTAPTARDAQLDVLAGARLLWIETPSNPGLDVCDIRRLVAAAHEQGTLVAVDNTLATPLGQRPLELGADFSVASDTKGMTGHGDILLGHVTCEDPELAAGVRRWRKIAGAIPGPMEAWLAHRSLSTLQLRVDRQCSNALLLARALSGRADVSGLRYPGLPDDPSHAVAATQMRRYGCVVSFVLPDRGHAERFLDGLRLVDDATSFGGVRSTAERRGRWGGDAVPEGFVRFSVGAEDPDDLIADVLRALTEAAP
- a CDS encoding phage holin family protein, which translates into the protein MRNFVVKTIANAGALAVAIWLINDITLTGDSTGKKALALVVVALIFGVVNFVVKPIVQLLTLPLFIVTLGLFTLVVNALMLLLTSWLADKLDLSFHVDGFWTAVLGGLIISVVSWALNMALPDDKD
- a CDS encoding cupin domain-containing protein, producing MKAFRLDELEAERAANDGAYLQFVRERNMSVGLYALDAGTIDPQQPHRQDEVYLVMSGRASITVGMETTQVGRGSVVYVPSGVPHKFHHITEDLRVMVVFSPPEG
- a CDS encoding DUF5326 family protein produces the protein MAVREIVAGMPWWVKWIALPVVVLVVFGGLIASVVGFVIGLLFKVLILVALVGGLVYGVRKIASSSSSRGNW